A window of the Gossypium hirsutum isolate 1008001.06 chromosome A05, Gossypium_hirsutum_v2.1, whole genome shotgun sequence genome harbors these coding sequences:
- the LOC107897303 gene encoding dolichyl-phosphate beta-glucosyltransferase gives MGVLLTTLEFLASLLLIFLLGFVSVIVLEAYRRRHNNAHVEAPAMFEDPESLKQVPFPDIVDPAEKYLSLIIPAYNEEYRLPGTLNETMNYLQQRAANDKSFSYEVVIVDDGSKDGTKRVAFDFVKKYGVDNVRVILLGKNHGKGEAIRKGMLHSRGELLLMLDADGATKVTDLEKLENQIHAIARKDYHPGDSAAGEATFRISDIPIVAFGSRAHLEEKALATRKWYRNFLMKGFHLVVLLAAGPGIRDTQCGFKMFTRSAARKLFTNIRLKRWCFDVEIVFLCKWFGIPMLEISVNWSEIPGSKVNPLSIPNMLWELALMSVGYRTRIWKINS, from the exons atggGGGTTTTATTGACGACGCTGGAGTTTTTGGCGTCTTTGCTTCTAATCTTTCTTTTAGGTTTCGTTTCTGTAATCGTTCTGGAAGCCTACAGGAGACGTCACAATAACGC TCATGTTGAAGCGCCGGCGATGTTTGAGGATCCAGAATCATTGAAACAG GTTCCTTTTCCTGATATTGTTGACCCAGCGGAGAAATACTTGTCTTTGATAATTCCAGCTTACAATGAAGAGTATAGGCTTCCTGGTACCCTCAATGAAACAATGAA TTATCTTCAACAACGGGCAGCAAATGATAAGTCCTTTTCTTATGAG GTAGTGATTGTTGATGATGGAAGTAAGGATGGAACAAAAAGAGTAGCTTTTGACTTTGTAAAGAAGTATGGCGTAGACAATGTAAGGGTTATCCTTCTTGGTAAAAACCATGGAAAAGGAGAAGCAATAAGAAAA GGAATGCTACATTCACGTGGTGAATTACTTCTAATGCTAGATGCCGATGGGGCTACCAAGGTTACTGACCtagaaaaacttgaaaaccag ATCCATGCAATTGCGAGAAAAGATTATCACCCTGGTGATTCAGCAGCCGGAGAGGCAACTTTTAGAATTTCTGATATCCCAATAGTTGCATTTGGATCTCGTGCCCATCTTGAGGAGAAAGCTCTAGCTACG AGAAAGTGGTATCGCAATTTTTTGATGAAGGGTTTTCATCTTGTGGTTCTCTTGGCTGCTGGTCCTGGAATCCGCGATACGCAG TGTGGTTTTAAGATGTTTACTAGGTCTGCAGCAAGGAAGCTTTTTACCAATATCCGGTTGAAAAG GTGGTGTTTCGATGTTGAAATAGTTTTCCTTTGCAAATGGTTTGGTATTCCAATGCTGGAGATATCTGTAAACTGGTCCGAAATTCCAGGATCCAAGGTAAATCCATTGAGTATACCAAACATGCTTTGGGAGCTTGCCCTCATGTCCGTAGGATACAGAACTCGAATCTGGAAAATTAACTCCTGA
- the LOC107897305 gene encoding probable dual-specificity RNA methyltransferase RlmN isoform X1 — translation MNAMFATKISMLQHVCVVPLARATRHRSFTVSASASTTVTPSRNLTVSSPTSTARAPHVDPRVLLGMSEHDLQQLAVEFGQQSYRGKQLHHLIYKRKAKEIQDFSHLPQAFRNDLIKAGWKIGRSPIYHTVTAADGTVKLLLKLEDNRLIETVGIPVEDEKGSMRLTACVSSQVGCPLRCSFCATGKGGYSRNLQRHEIIEQVLAIEDIFKHRVTNVVFMGMGEPMLNLKSVLDAHQCLNKDVQIGQRMITISTVGVPNTIKKLASHKLQSTLAVSLHAPNQKLREMIVPSAKSYPLDAIMKDCRDYFAETSRRVSFEYALLAGVNDSVEQARELAELLHEWGRGYHVNLIPFNPIEGSEYRRPNKKTVSAFAGALESRKITVSIRQTRGLDASAACGQLRNNFQKSPLIIESDREESQSDVAVAY, via the exons ATGAACGCCATGTTTGCAACCAAAATTTCCATGCTTCAGCACGTTTGCGTCGTTCCTCTCGCACGTGCCACCCGTCACCGTTCCTTCACCGTCTCCGCTTCCGCCTCCACCACCGTCACGCCGTCGCGCAATCTCACCGTCTCCTCCCCTACCTCAACCGCTCGTGCCCCTCACGTGGACCCTCGCGTCCTCCTCGGCATGTCTGAACATGACCTTCAACAACTCGCCGTCGAGTTCGGCCAG CAAAGTTACAGAGGGAAGCAACTACACCATTTAATTTACAAGAGAAAGGCAAAAGAAATTCAGGATTTCAGTCACT tgCCTCAAGCATTTAGAAATGATCTTATAAAAGCTGGATGGAAAATAGGAAGGTCTCCAATTTACCACACCGTTACTGCTGCTGATGGCACCGTTAAG TTATTGTTAAAGTTGGAGGATAACAGATTGATCGAAACAGTTGGCATTCCAGTTGAAGATGAAAAGGGTTCGATGCGTCTTACTGCATGCGTATCATCACAG GTAGGCTGCCCCTTGCGTTGTTCATTTTGTGCCACTGGAAAGGGAGGGTATTCTAGGAATCTTCAAAGGCATGAAATTATTGAGCAG GTATTGGCTATCGAGGATATTTTCAAGCACAGAGTGACAAATGTAGTGTTCATGGGAATGGGGGAGCCCATGTTGAATTTGAAGTCAGTACTTGACGCTCATCAATGCTTGAATAAG GATGTTCAAATAGGGCAAAGAATGATTACAATTTCCACTGTGGGAGTTCCAAACACCATAAAAAAACTAGCTTCTCACAAGCTTCAATCAACATTGGCCGTCAG CTTACATGCTCCAAACCAGAAACTCAGGGAAATGATAGTGCCCAGTGCAAAATCTTACCCCCTTGATGCAATCATGAAGGACTGCCGGGATTACTTCGCCGAAACCAGTCGGCGAGTCTCCTTTGAATATGCACTGCTAG CTGGGGTGAATGATTCAGTAGAACAAGCACGAGAACTAGCTGAGCTACTGCATGAATGGGGACGTGGTTATCATGTCAATCTGATACCTTTCAATCCGATAGAGGGCTCTGAGTATCGACGGCCGAACAAAAAAACA GTGTCAGCATTTGCAGGTGCACTGGAGTCTCGTAAAATAACTGTTAGTATTCGTCAGACAAGGGGTCTGGATGCAAGCGCTGCCTGCGGTCAGCTAAGAAATAACTTCCAGAAAAGTCCTCTGATTATTGAATCTGACCGCGAGGAATCGCAATCAGATGTTGCGGTTGCATATTGA
- the LOC107897305 gene encoding probable dual-specificity RNA methyltransferase RlmN isoform X2 yields MNAMFATKISMLQHVCVVPLARATRHRSFTVSASASTTVTPSRNLTVSSPTSTARAPHVDPRVLLGMSEHDLQQLAVEFGQQSYRGKQLHHLIYKRKAKEIQDFSHSGWKIGRSPIYHTVTAADGTVKLLLKLEDNRLIETVGIPVEDEKGSMRLTACVSSQVGCPLRCSFCATGKGGYSRNLQRHEIIEQVLAIEDIFKHRVTNVVFMGMGEPMLNLKSVLDAHQCLNKDVQIGQRMITISTVGVPNTIKKLASHKLQSTLAVSLHAPNQKLREMIVPSAKSYPLDAIMKDCRDYFAETSRRVSFEYALLAGVNDSVEQARELAELLHEWGRGYHVNLIPFNPIEGSEYRRPNKKTVSAFAGALESRKITVSIRQTRGLDASAACGQLRNNFQKSPLIIESDREESQSDVAVAY; encoded by the exons ATGAACGCCATGTTTGCAACCAAAATTTCCATGCTTCAGCACGTTTGCGTCGTTCCTCTCGCACGTGCCACCCGTCACCGTTCCTTCACCGTCTCCGCTTCCGCCTCCACCACCGTCACGCCGTCGCGCAATCTCACCGTCTCCTCCCCTACCTCAACCGCTCGTGCCCCTCACGTGGACCCTCGCGTCCTCCTCGGCATGTCTGAACATGACCTTCAACAACTCGCCGTCGAGTTCGGCCAG CAAAGTTACAGAGGGAAGCAACTACACCATTTAATTTACAAGAGAAAGGCAAAAGAAATTCAGGATTTCAGTCACT CTGGATGGAAAATAGGAAGGTCTCCAATTTACCACACCGTTACTGCTGCTGATGGCACCGTTAAG TTATTGTTAAAGTTGGAGGATAACAGATTGATCGAAACAGTTGGCATTCCAGTTGAAGATGAAAAGGGTTCGATGCGTCTTACTGCATGCGTATCATCACAG GTAGGCTGCCCCTTGCGTTGTTCATTTTGTGCCACTGGAAAGGGAGGGTATTCTAGGAATCTTCAAAGGCATGAAATTATTGAGCAG GTATTGGCTATCGAGGATATTTTCAAGCACAGAGTGACAAATGTAGTGTTCATGGGAATGGGGGAGCCCATGTTGAATTTGAAGTCAGTACTTGACGCTCATCAATGCTTGAATAAG GATGTTCAAATAGGGCAAAGAATGATTACAATTTCCACTGTGGGAGTTCCAAACACCATAAAAAAACTAGCTTCTCACAAGCTTCAATCAACATTGGCCGTCAG CTTACATGCTCCAAACCAGAAACTCAGGGAAATGATAGTGCCCAGTGCAAAATCTTACCCCCTTGATGCAATCATGAAGGACTGCCGGGATTACTTCGCCGAAACCAGTCGGCGAGTCTCCTTTGAATATGCACTGCTAG CTGGGGTGAATGATTCAGTAGAACAAGCACGAGAACTAGCTGAGCTACTGCATGAATGGGGACGTGGTTATCATGTCAATCTGATACCTTTCAATCCGATAGAGGGCTCTGAGTATCGACGGCCGAACAAAAAAACA GTGTCAGCATTTGCAGGTGCACTGGAGTCTCGTAAAATAACTGTTAGTATTCGTCAGACAAGGGGTCTGGATGCAAGCGCTGCCTGCGGTCAGCTAAGAAATAACTTCCAGAAAAGTCCTCTGATTATTGAATCTGACCGCGAGGAATCGCAATCAGATGTTGCGGTTGCATATTGA